From the genome of Athalia rosae chromosome 3, iyAthRosa1.1, whole genome shotgun sequence:
ATTCGCGAAACTAAATTCGCTACCCTGGAGatgaatgaattattaatgTGATAACGTAAGTAAGATATGAAGTAGGCTAACTACAGATCTACTACCAGTATAAATCATTTGTCGGTCAATGCGTCGATCGTGTGACTTGCACGTCTCGATTATTTctaagattttcaaaaagagaaagaaaaataatgaaaacaagACTATCATCACAattgaatgtataaaaaaaaaaagacgaaacgaTGGTAATTTTAACGTTCTAGTTAAATTACTCTATTAGGTAACTATTAACTTCCCAGCACCAAAAAATTACGACACCTCTATCAGGTCCTCAGAGTTGAATGTGGAGTATCACAATTTATCTTTCAATCACCAATATTTTACACTTTCATCTTCGACATAACCGCACAGATCTGGTTGAAGGGGTGGATTTATTCATAATTGAAGatcagagaagagaaaaaaaaaatacctttcAAAACTGATGCATTCTATTCAATTACTGAGGATCTAATGCCCCTCTGCGTCTAGTGTGCACTTACGGAAATAGTGCGTAGTGGGATAAATCTTGCCTCTGACATCGCGATAGGAGAGAATTAGCGAGAAACTACGCGGTGTAAAATCTGAGGCCAAAATTGTTGCCTACGAACTATGAAAGCCACCCTATCTCCATAGGGTGactaataaatatatagagaCTATCAAATACCGTTATACCTCACTGACGgattctataaataaatgtttctATTGTAACAAGTTTACTAATTATTCACCATCACCCTCAACCCGTCCGCCTCATTTCGTCTACATGTCACGACCCTCTGTTCTAGGAACTCAATGAATACTAATTAGCGTTTCTCCTCCAAAATCAGAATACTTGATGGCTGACGCACCTAACTGGAAGTGGAAGTCAATATCGTCATGAAGTTGGAAGCAGCCTTCGGGTTAACATTTCTCTAACAGGTCAACCGTGAATATTTCAatactgaaaatctttcgataaaaaaattattcgtcaattttgagACTCGTTATTCTGATGAAatatattgaagaaaattcagtTATATTAATCGAAAACGTACGGAACACGTGTTGTCAGTGACGTAACTTTTacaacaaattaaaaataactcaGATCAATCAATTTAATTCATTGTTGTGactcgaatgattttttttttatagtttaACGGTGTTGACCACTGGCTGCGTATAGATAACACGATGATAATGTTGTTGAGACTGAAACGAGTTTTTTTGCGTATCATTCCGCAAAAGGATGTTCGCACAATTAATTGTGTCTGGGTTTCAAAAAATCTCTGGAGAGATATACTGAAAGGTAAGAAAACTTGATAAAATATCCAATAACACGCTCTTCTACGTTCTCATTCAATATCTACCGGTCACCAGGGTCTCCTGCAACAGCATTATAACGTTATCATGCAAGATATCGCTATCGATGAATTTATCTCATAAAAGTCACTTCATTCGAGAAACGATACTACGCCTGTACGGGAATAAAACATAATggtattaatatattatagaTGAGACCGAATTGGGATAAACCGTTGCGATGTTTTTTACCGTACATCACTTCTCCGTAGACTTCCAGCCCTGTCTGATCCACATGACTTTTTAATGTTCAGCTGCTTTGCCCCAGTAACTCGCGAACAGTAAAACGGTATTTGGAGTGATTATCTAAACGTTGAGTGCAAATTATCAGATTAGTTTACTTCTTGTCAGTTTCGCGCGAATGTTTTCCGCGATAAGTCGTGTATGCACCGGTGAATTTTAGAGAAAAGTGAATAAGTGTCGATCGTTAGTGGCCCTTTGCCAATAACCTTTCGATCGCCGCCATGAATTTGACGGTACTGGAGGCCAAGATAGTGGCCATGGTCATAACAGGGGTGGGAAGTTTCATCATCGGAGTATTTCCCGCTTGTTTTACCAATCGAGGAGGAGAACGGAAGCTGCTCTTGTCCGCACTGTTGTGTTTCGGTGCTGGCGTCCTATTAGCCACCTCTATGTTGCACATGCTGCCGGAAACGAGAGAATCTCTTGCGAATTATTCCGAGCTCGTCTTCTGCGGTGGTTTTTTATTGCTCTACATGGTAGATGAAATAGTGCACCTCATATGGGGTAAGGTCATCGATCAACCACCGGAATTACATTTACACGAATTCGGACCAGGCCACAAAAATAGTCGCACGTGAGTCCTATAATTAGGTATTTAGGGACAACACCGAGAACGAGATCTTGACCGAAACCCTGAAAAGAGTTTGAATCGAGCACCAGCTTGTATTCTGTCCTTTCAGACACAGTAACCGGAATAGTAATACTTCCGTGGTCCACGAATTTGGGCATTCTCACGCctgtacaaaaaaattgagtcaCAGCCGTGGTGACACTTGTACCGCTCCTAGTTCGATCGCCGCACCTCATCTGGCTCCAAGTGCACCCCAtgatattgaagaaaattgcgaGCCAAACCTCAAGAGTAACATCGATTACCTGCAGCGACGTGGACATCAATACTACGGAAGTATACCGGATGTTCGATCTTCGGCATCGGATGTACCAGCGCCTTGTTGCGACGAAGAAGGAACGTTACTTTGCCACGGAGCTCATGCTGAACCTTGCAGTAATACAAATTCAGGTTTAGCAGGTCTTCTAATGGCCTTGACGTTACACTCGATTTTGGAAGGACTCGCCATTGGTCTGCAAAATGAAACCCCCAAGGTTCAACGAATATGTGCTCTTAGAACGTGATCGAATCTCAGAATATAcgcatttcaatttcatacgatgaatttttctcaggTACTGATCCTCGTAGCGGCGGTTGCATCCCATAAATTAGTCGTAGGATTTTGTCTTGGTGTCGAGCTTGCAGCAACTGCTGGTTCATTTATACGGCACTTACTTGCCATCGTTGTATTTGCCGGTGGTTCGGCAGCTGGAATCGGAATCGCGATGATGATCATACAGGTGAACTTCATTCAATGCcattattgtaaaatttttcaattactgaATTAACATTCCGTTCGGTCAGCCATTTTTAATACCTAGGATGATTACTACGTCGTATGAATATAGGATATTCACAAAACACGATCGTATTATGCGTTatagataaaagaaaactGGATAGTGAATATCCTGTTGCCGGTTCTACAAGGCATAGCTGGTGGATCGCTGC
Proteins encoded in this window:
- the LOC105683832 gene encoding zinc transporter ZIP1, which produces MNLTVLEAKIVAMVITGVGSFIIGVFPACFTNRGGERKLLLSALLCFGAGVLLATSMLHMLPETRESLANYSELVFCGGFLLLYMVDEIVHLIWGKVIDQPPELHLHEFGPGHKNSRTHSNRNSNTSVVHEFGHSHACTKKLSHSRGDTCTAPSSIAAPHLAPSAPHDIEENCEPNLKSNIDYLQRRGHQYYGSIPDVRSSASDVPAPCCDEEGTLLCHGAHAEPCSNTNSGLAGLLMALTLHSILEGLAIGLQNETPKVLILVAAVASHKLVVGFCLGVELAATAGSFIRHLLAIVVFAGGSAAGIGIAMMIIQIKENWIVNILLPVLQGIAGGSLLYVTVSEVLPRERARWHRTTRRVAGITQFLSVLFGFSFMYILSKYTEAAHAASINHEKP